Proteins from a genomic interval of Plasmodium reichenowi strain SY57 chromosome 11, whole genome shotgun sequence:
- a CDS encoding apicoplast ribosomal protein S14p/S29e precursor, putative: MLSFIKLLLFFFNFMIFQGKVILCVNHKSSDLSLFLYSHRIYENKKKNHVRKKLSILNLKKRLDPNDKYTVIKRHESKIQRNLKRKYMIERYKEKRQQLKKYISEASSPIEYVYWKYKLSTLPRDSCPVRYRNRCAITGRARGYYSFFGLCRHQARSLIQKMFFPGFVKASW, encoded by the exons ATGTTGagttttataaaattattattatttttttttaattttatgatCTTTCAAGGAAAGGTTATATTATGTGTAAATCATAAAAGTTCAGATTTatccttatttttatattctcaTAGAATTTAtgaaaacaaaaagaaaaatcatgtgaggaaaaaattaagtatattaaatttaaagaAGAGACTAGACCCGAATGATAAATACACAGTGATTAAAAGGCATGAATCCAAAATACAAAgaaatttaaaaagaaagtaTATGATTGAAAgatataaagaaaagaggcaacaattaaaaaaatatatatctgAAGCTTCGTCACCTATTGAATATGTTTATTGGAAATATAAACTTTCAACATTACCTAGAGATTCCTGTCCAGTACGATATAGAAATAGATGCGCAATAACAG GAAGAGCTAGAGGATATTACTCCTTCTTTGGTTTATGCAGACATCAAGCAAGATCTCttatacaaaaaatgttttttcCTGGATTTGTCAAAGCAAGTTGGTAA
- a CDS encoding hypothetical protein (conserved Plasmodium protein, unknown function) — protein sequence MRKGKDKNDPMSTRIEKKIILDMLKENDCQTIEELKNLVLFLNNENKRLHTMNMDSLKKINILSVRVKSLEKISKEYDQFYASKKKYKNKLKELERKSITLKNYTIDKENEYNKMCEEHDKYFKNLFKNLNRKIEYIFACDKENIYDDSDSNSIYTNSNQNEDNISYNNNNIKNDNISSYSLSKNSNNTKNSSFNETKNIYDDKIKYDDKNVYDDKNVYDDKNVYDDKNVYDDKNINDDKYLYDDKNIYDDKYLYDDKNINHDKNINHDKYSYDGNNIYEENNNNINTNGHQMKSPTYHMKNSMQNITIYTSISKNDISKEINKINEKNTAHINTSHIYQIKNDEKNNNSDIYNNVEHIKSLCESYKNYDNDHLLYYKKHSHSKEDIHNYPIFNNAKTSQLENSNNDFLNIMNNNIKKKNSISEMESSKKKKKSNLLITNDIEDKLSNIQINHTNKINENNTIQYGQKTKGNKIGNHKTNIKEKLNDLIENIHLKNNKRENMNNMDDMNDMDNMNDMDNMNNTDNTDNRNNMNNKNNTDNRDNMNNRDNTDNRDNVNNKDNINNLNCTDNMKHDKLQKDHLETPPIHKSHITRKSKNNIMDILNNKMNITSLENVDTSTPKYVKYNTIHREIMNPRQHFFNQNKSSIDHIICL from the exons atgagaaaaggaaaagatAAGAACGATCCTATGTCTACAAGAATCGAAAAGAAAATCATTTTGGATATgttaaaagaaaatgattGCCAAACCATAGAAGAGTTGAAAAATTTAGTTCTTTTcttaaataatgaaaataaaagattACATACTATGAATATGgattctttaaaaaaaataaatatacttAGTGTAAGGGTTAAGAGTCTGGAAAAAATATCCAAGGAATATGATCAATTTTATGCAAGcaaaaagaaatataaaaataaattaaagGAATTGGAAAGGAAAAGTATCACtcttaaaaattataca atagataaagaaaatgaataCAATAAAATGTGTGAAGAAcatgataaatattttaagaaCTTGTTTAAAAACTTAAATAGAAAAATTGAATATATCTTTGCATgtgataaagaaaatatttatgatgaTTCAGATAGCAATTCTATATATACGAATAGTAATCAAAATGAGGATAATATATCTtacaacaataataatataaagaatgACAACATTTCTTCATATTCACTATCTaaaaatagtaataatacAAAGAATAGTTCATTCAATGAAAcgaaaaatatatatgatgataaaatcaaatatgatgataaaaatgtatatgatgataaaaatgtatatgatgataaaaatgtatatgatgataaaaatgtatatgatgataaaaatataaatgatgataaatatttatatgatgataaaaatatatatgatgataaatatttatatgatgataaaaatataaatcatgataaaaatataaatcatgataaatattcatatgatggtaataatatatacgaagaaaataataataatattaataccAATGGACATCAAATGAAAAGTCCAACTTATCACATGAAAAATTCAATGCaaaatattacaatatatacTTCTATAAGCAAAAATGACATCTCAAAGgagataaataaaataaatgaaaaaaatactgctcatataaatacttcacatatatatcaaataaaaaatgatgaaaaaaataataatagtgatatatataataatgtcGAACACATAAAAAGCTTATGTGAgtcttataaaaattatgataatgatcatttattatattataaaaaacataGTCATTCAAAAGAAGACATTCATAATTATCctatatttaataatgCTAAAACGTCACAACTAGaaaatagtaataatgATTTCTTAAACataatgaataataatataaaaaaaaaaaatagcATAAGTGAAATGGAATcaagtaaaaaaaaaaaaaaatcaaattTGCTTATTACAAATGACATAGAAGACAAGTTATCaaatattcaaataaatCATACAAATAAgataaatgaaaataataccATACAATATGGACAAAAAACaaaaggaaataaaatagGAAATCATAAAACCAacataaaagaaaaattaaatgacttaattgaaaatatacacctcaaaaataataaaagggaaaatatgaataatatggatGACATGAATGATATggataatatgaatgatatggacaatatgaataatacGGACAATACGGATAATAGAaacaatatgaataataagAACAATACGGATAATAGAGacaatatgaataatagGGACAATACGGATAATAGAGACAATGTGAATAATAAGGACaatataaacaatttaAACTGTACTGATAATATGAAACATGACAAACTACAAAAGGATCATTTGGAAACACCTCCTATTCATAAATCACATATTACAAgaaaatcaaaaaataatattatggatatattaaacaataaaatgaatattacTTCTTTAGAAAATGTAGATACTAGCACACcaaaatatgttaaatataatactaTTCATAGAGAAATTATGAATCCTCGCCAGCATTTTTttaatcaaaataaatcTTCCATCGACCacattatttgtttataa
- a CDS encoding hypothetical protein (conserved Plasmodium protein, unknown function), with product MATRKKERYHTTGKGNKTDFYFNLDAFENIKSITNNNEQKTDEKISSSTYKSYSDNDNDGVSLYSKKNMLFNEANINVRRNNYNKTCEKHEERSNNRPMIQLNKIMSEEDNTYYKGTCCKFNDNKGKKKIDKDKDNHNIYNKKNDVVKKYNLDELWTYLNHVHNAEDSRLKYKINEIMERKNSLNNNNNNNKEEDNDYTEKINNVNNTYNMNNKKRNHINKKNNDISYKNNFNDKNYFNYEEYKYIVKYILPSIDDKKIKYSWSILKENIQPQNEQLNHKDIFKFINEKTGNEESNYVNKIVCSKLKNKMLKYNFSPSDVQLKTINYIDTIRSRACEFSKHFKDLITDNELTELFKEKEKIKKDDLEKEIVHIINERLKDENMVYIQKKEETNKNKHKNDDNMLLSISIYNNMKRKKEGLTDFNIKAYISTLLTNKNDEVYVKDFIKNLQVDYDLISNENINVKDAYDFYSRNIPPTEMINNINNNMDELNKDEIERAKFLIEEIDYSVRNNFKSNYINTNTNHKNIKLKILNDKEKSYLSLYEIFKHLDNDKDSYITKDDLIKSVNKLKLKNISNNDINILMKYMDNEKKGYINVNDFLKNYEMEEKSMLNWIKNTNKPYFDFVSNLKNKSHERSISEKIKYNKNASIAKKYNDVINNYNLELDPHCPSYIIRERIRENFIAKKEDFINKHKKASRFHLTNYKNTNNLIEPVTNSDLYMNDKLRFKTTYNMNYN from the coding sequence ATGGCCACTAGGAAGAAAGAAAGATATCATACAACAGGAAAAGGAAACAAAACtgatttttattttaatttagatgcatttgaaaatataaagagcataacaaataataatgaacaaaaaaCTGATGAGAAAATTTCAAGCAGTACATATAAATCATACAgtgataatgataatgatggagtatcattatattcaaaaaaaaatatgctATTTAATGAAGCCAATATAAATGTACGCagaaataattataataagaCTTGTGAAAAACATGAAGAAAGATCGAATAATAGGCCCATGATACAGttgaacaaaataatgaGTGAAGAGgataatacatattataaaggTACATGTTGTAAatttaatgataataaaggaaaaaagaaaatagataaagataaagataatcataatatttataataagaaaaatgatgtagtaaagaaatataatttgGATGAACTGTGGACATATTTAAATCATGTACACAATGCAGAAGATAGTAGattgaaatataaaattaatgaaattatggaaaggaaaaattctttaaataataataataataataataaagaagaagataatgattatacggaaaagataaataatgtaaataatacatataatatgaataataaaaaaagaaatcatataaataaaaagaataacgatatatcatataaaaataattttaatgataagaattattttaattatgaagaatataaatatatagtaaaatatatattaccatcaattgatgataaaaaaataaaatattcttgGTCTATATTAAAAGAGAATATACAACCTCAAAATGAACAATTAAATCATAAAGATATATTCaaatttataaatgaaaaaacaGGAAATGAAGAAAGTAATTATGTGAATAAGATAGTTTGTAGTaagttaaaaaataaaatgttaaaatataatttcaGTCCCTCAGATGTTCaattaaaaacaataaattatattgaCACTATCAGATCAAGGGCTTGTGAATTTTCCAAACATTTTAAAGATCTTATAACAGATAATGAGTTGACCgaattatttaaagaaaaggaaaaaattaaaaaagatgatttagaaaaagaaattgtacatataataaatgaaagattaaaagatgaaaatatgGTATATATTCAGAAGAAAGAggaaacaaataaaaataaacataaaaatgatgacAATATGTTATTATCCATTTCgatttataataatatgaaaagaaaaaaagaagggCTAACAGATTTTAACATAAAGGCATATATATCAACATtattaacaaataaaaatgatgaagtatatgtaaaagattttataaaaaatctTCAAGTTGATTATGATTTAATTAgtaatgaaaatataaatgtaaaagaTGCATATGATTTTTATTCCAGAAATATACCACCAACTGAAAtgattaataatataaataataatatggatgAACTAAATAAGGACGAAATAGAAAGGgcaaaatttttaatagaAGAAATTGATTATTCAGTGAGAAATAATTTCAAAtctaattatataaatacaaatactaatcataaaaatataaaattgaaaatattaaatgataaagaaaaatcctatttatctttatatgaaatatttaaacATTTAGATAATGATAAAGACAGTTATATAACTAAAGACGATTTAATTAAAAGTGTTAATAAAttgaaattaaaaaatatatctaataatgatattaatatacttatgaaatatatggataatgaaaaaaaaggttatataaatgtaaatgattttttaaaaaattatgaaatgGAAGAAAAATCTATGTTAAATTGgattaaaaatacaaacaagccatattttgattttgtatctaatttaaaaaataaatcacATGAAAGATCTATTAgtgaaaaaattaaatataataaaaatgcTTCTATAgctaaaaaatataatgatgttataaataattataatttagAGTTAGATCCACATTGTCcttcatatattataagaGAAAGAATTAGAGAAAATTTTATTGCTAAAAAAGAagattttataaataaacataaaaaagCATCAAGGTTTCATTtaacaaattataaaaatacaaacaATTTAATTGAACCTGTGACCAATTCAGATCTATATATGAATGATAAGTTAAGGTTCAAAACTACATACaatatgaattataattaa
- a CDS encoding hypothetical protein (conserved Plasmodium protein, unknown function) codes for MCSTYSVEPLVYDSYEYVYLKPKKAGTSAVYYPLNISWKYVAKKKSVGCFGSRKKYTLTPEAYYYPYYYYYVYYYPSAARLVRTTKKEKVLKENNNKESEDEKKKDNVGTEKKECDCSEKEKYIPTYVPLTESYYFPTSALYVPYYSVLVP; via the exons ATGTGCAGCACATATTCCGTTGAACCTTTAGTATACGACAGCTACGAGTATGTCTACTTAA AACCAAAGAAAGCTGGTACCAGTGCTGTATATTACCCCCTAAACATATCATGGAAATATGTAGCCAAAAAAAAGTCAGTAGGCTGTTTTGGTTCTCGTAAGAAATATACTTTAACTCCAGAAGCTTATTATTACCCttattactactactatgtatattattatcccTCTGCTGCTCGTTTAGTACGTActacaaaaaaagaaaaggtACTAAAAGAGAACAATAACAAAGAGTCAGAAgacgaaaaaaaaaaagataatgtaggaacagaaaaaaaagaatgtGATTGTTCagagaaagaaaaatatattcctACATATGTACCACTAACTgaatcatattattttccaaCAAGTGCTTTATATGTACCATATTATTCCGTCCTTGTACCATAA
- a CDS encoding hypothetical protein (conserved Plasmodium protein, unknown function) has protein sequence MLSENKNKVKCFIYDYNEKLKLYIKLKRYGLNNFVINNSQDAGTHIDKCVHCRGNKFYGIKTYDNLIECEKNSYSYIVNKVLENYESFVKCCVLSFYTYNDNNNLTKLNDEYFIDNPIHVSKIDYFSSKIIKQCFMKINELYISIEEKEKEKKKDNKKKISYSIQYSYAHTNNFFDLLEFYEDKEYFHSIKSCTLKRNNIDNIKGKINVNVADISELKKFNQKNKQVKFTNIKKLKDILHTADKRMKEIDDMLRGKNIYSFFTVIAIDIYDETDDVINSTISYNKECIKGNNNNRSKKIYFINMFYDAKKEINANNNSLKKTLFEMSNIIKYNYIDKKLKFNISNYDIISKLMYELFYEIQKVHINIYLNFTHNEFKNNVEDLIVYFINSIDYKINNCIINSISNLKEEISKNDTCKILNDGEKKCILSECEKIEKYEKIEKYEKIENVLFKNISLDEYTKSYIIKKAIQIIPDKSMDNLLLLNKTFQQHYILYEEKEKDINENIYHLINEQNEIMKKYEENEKRLQDDMNKIIDEIHLVDDKNLELKKEIQKHEELKKKYITHEENKNIEDLKKLHTHNSILDEQYEHFLSFRKGSFVDDIIWKKQETQKNIFLEQKHIAHNKSIRDNVINIIHKHDEQYVKNFNEAKKYAHNKFQQSNELKKRYNHVIDKKVELFDVLKNTTHKLNEKVNSLMNNFRNAKELKLIYPIDSSFDNLKNNYEKDNLIINNLKGYTDLLEEFKKQDFNDKQLHWINKMNSLSKNF, from the exons atgctaagtgaaaataagaataaggtaaaatgttttatttacgattataatgaaaaattaaaattatacataaaattaaaaagatatggtttgaataattttgtaataaataattcacAAGATGCAGGGACCCATATAGACAAATGTGTACATTGTCGTGGGAACAAATTTTATGGTATTAAAACATATGATAATTTGATTGAATGTGAAAAGAATAGTTATTCATATATAGTTAACAAAGTATTAGAGAACTATGAGAGTTTTGTAAAATGCTGTgttctttctttttatacttataatgacaataataatttaacGAAATTAAATGATGAGTATTTTATAGATAATCCAATACACGTTTCTAAAATAGACTATTTCTCATctaaaattataaaacagtgttttatgaaaataaatgaattatatattagtatagaagaaaaagaaaaggaaaaaaaaaaagataataaaaagaaaattagTTATTCCATACAATATTCATATGCACATactaataatttttttgatttgCTTGAATTTTATGAAGATAAGGAATATTTTCATTCGATAAAAAGTTGTAcattaaaaagaaataatattgataacATAAAAGGTAAGATTAATGTGAATGTAGCTGATATTAgtgaattaaaaaaatttaatcAAAAAAACAAGCAAGTCaaatttacaaatataaagaaattgAAGGATATATTACATACAGCAGATAAGCGTATGAAAGAAATAGATGACATGTTAAGAGGGAAGAacatatattctttttttacaGTGATAGctatagatatatatgatgaaaCAGATGATGTAATTAATTCAACAATAAGTTATAATAAGGAATGTATCaaaggaaataataataatagaagTAAAAAGATTTATTTCATTAACATGTTTTATGATGctaaaaaagaaataaatgcgaataataatagtttAAAAAAGACATTATTTGAAATGtctaatattataaaatataattatatagataaaaaattgaaatttaatatttctaattatgatataatatcaaAATTAATGTATGAACTATTTTATGAAATACAAAAggtacatataaatatttatttgaattttACACATAATGAGTTTAAGAATAACGTGGAAGACCTTATAGTTTACTTTATTAATTCTATtgattataaaataaataattgtATAATAAATTCTATAAGCAACCTAAAAGAGGAAATAAGTAAAAATGATACATGTAAAATATTGAATGATGGcgaaaaaaaatgtattcTATCAGAATGtgaaaaaattgaaaaatatgaaaaaattgagaaatatgaaaaaattgaaaatgtattatttaagAATATCTCTTTAGATGAATATACTAAAagttatattataaaaaaagcTATACAGATAATCCCTGATAAATCTATggataatttattattattaaataaaactTTTCAAcaacattatattttatatgaagaGAAAGAGAAAGATATcaatgaaaatatataccaTCTAATtaatgaacaaaatgaaattatgaaaaaatatgaagaaaatgaaaagagATTACAAGatgatatgaataaaataattgaTGAAATTCATTTAGttgatgataaaaatttagaattaaaaaaagaaatacaGAAACATGAAGaattgaagaaaaaatatattacacatgaagaaaataaaaatatagaagatttaaaaaaattacatacTCATAATAGTATCTTAGATGAACAATACGAACATTTTTTGAGCTTTAGAAAGGGATCATTTGTTGACGATATAATTTGGAAGAAACAAGAAACtcaaaagaatatatttcttGAACAAAAACATATTGCACATAATAAGAGCATTAGAGATAATgtaattaatataattcataAACATGACGAGcaatatgtaaaaaatttCAACGAAGCAAAAAAGTATGCCCACAACAAATTTCAGCAATCGAATGAATTAAA GAAAAGGTACAATCATGTCATAGACAAAAAAGTTGAACTTTTTGATGTTCTAAAAAATACAACAcataaattaaatgaaaaagtTAATTCTTTAATGAATAATTTTAGGAATGCAAAGGAGTTAAAACTTATTTATCCAATAGATTCATCAtttgataatttaaaaaataattatgaaaaggataacttaattataaataatttaaaaggATATACCGACTTACTAGAAGAGTTTAAGAAACAGGATTTTAATGATAAACAGTTACATTGGATAAACAAGATGAATTCTTTATCCAAAAATTTTTAG